GCCTCCCAGGAGGAGCCACTCTGCCGATTTACGATGTTATAGTGGACAAGAAGATTGAGCACATCCTCGTCCGCCATGAGCAGTGTGCAGCTCACATGGCCGACGGCTATGCTCGAGCCTCAGGTCGACCTGGCGTCTGTATGGCTACTTCCGGCCCCGGGGCCACAAATCTCGTCACAGGTATAGCGACCGCATACATGGACTCTTCACCCATAGTTGCTATTACCGGGCAGGTTGGTCGGCCATTTATAGGAAGGGACGCTTTCCAGGAGGCAGACATAATCGGGATCACCTCCTCCATAACTAAACACAACTTTCAACCTTCCTCGGTTAAAGAGATACCCGCTGTAATAAAGGCTGCTCTACAGATCGCAGCGGAAAGGCGGCCTGGGCCTGTCCTAGTCGATCTACCAAAAGACATTCAAGTGTTAGAAGCTGATGTGGATCTATCCTCAGAGTTGGGGCTTCGTCACAATCGTACAGTTGGACCACCGCCCCCGAGTCAGATAGCGAAGGCAGTGCATCTTCTTAGCAAGGCGGAGAGGCCTGTGATACTCGCTGGTGGAGGTGTGAGGATCTCAAATGCTGTCGAGGAGATTAAAACCCTCTCCGAAAAATTCGGGATTCCAGTGACTACTACCTTTATGGGTAAGGGCTGTCTGGCAGAAGATCATCCTAACGCCGCCGGCATGATCGGGATGCACGGTCGTCTTCCGGCCAATATGTTGATCAACGAGGCTGACGTGATACTAGCAGTCGGTTGCAGGTTCTCAGATCGGAGTACAGGTTCTATGCAGGATTTCGCGAAGAGTGCGAGTATAATTCACGCAGATATAGACGCCTCGGAGATAGGAAAGAATATAGAGGTAGAGGTTCCCATAGTCGGCGATGCGAAGGTAATCCTAAATGCAATTCTAAAGGGATTAGCTGATGAGCCTCATAGGAGGTCATCTAATTGGCTTGAACATATGTGGAAGCTGAAGAGGGATTTAGAGCCGGAGATATTCCAGACCAAGGATGAGAAGACTTTGAGGCCTCCGACGCTCTTGAAGAGATTGAGGAAGTTGTTGCCTCCAGACACTATAGTTACGACGGATGTTGGGCAGCACCAGATGTGGGTCGCCATCAACTTCGCTGTCTACCACCCCCGTTACTTCATATCCTCGGGTGGACTAGGAACTATGGGCTTCGGCTTTCCAGCAGCCCTCGGCGCTAAAGTAGCCAAGCCCGATAAACCAGTTGTTAACTTTACTGGGGATGGGAGTTTTCTGATGGTAGAGCAGGAGTTGGCAACGTCTATTAAGGCGAAAATTCCTGTGGTCGTGGTAATCTTCAATAACACTGTACTTGGGATGGTGGCTCAGTGGCAGCGGCTCTTCTACGGTAGGAGATACTCGGAGGTTGATCTGAGCGGGACGCCGGACTTTGTCAAGTTAGCGGAGGCTTATGGGGCTATTGGTAAACGTGTTCAATCATATGAGGAACTCGAGGAGGCAGTTAAGGGGGGGCTGCGAAGTGATGTCACAACGGTCGTAGATGTTCCGATATCGCCTGAAGAGAACGTCTTCCCTATGGTGGCACCAGGTAAAGGTCTGCTAGAGACCCTAATAGGGGATTAGCGAACGCACACAACCCACACCAGATCGGTGTGTTACGGCACCTTTTGGCGGGCGCCTAAGATCCTGACGCCTTAGGCTTATTTTACACCGCTGTCCGATAAAGGCTTCACACCATCGAGCTAATCAATCAAACAACCGAGGCACATGCGCGCCTCAGGTCTCTTGTTGAGCTTAGGCTATATGGCTTCTCGCCTAAGCTTGGCTAGTTACCTTTTCAGGTTTCAGGAGTTTCAGCATCTCATATTGAGGCTTCATACCTCAACTGATACTCCTTCACGTATTTGTCAGC
Above is a genomic segment from Candidatus Bathyarchaeia archaeon containing:
- the ilvB gene encoding biosynthetic-type acetolactate synthase large subunit, which translates into the protein MSGAKACIETLIKEGVEVIFGLPGGATLPIYDVIVDKKIEHILVRHEQCAAHMADGYARASGRPGVCMATSGPGATNLVTGIATAYMDSSPIVAITGQVGRPFIGRDAFQEADIIGITSSITKHNFQPSSVKEIPAVIKAALQIAAERRPGPVLVDLPKDIQVLEADVDLSSELGLRHNRTVGPPPPSQIAKAVHLLSKAERPVILAGGGVRISNAVEEIKTLSEKFGIPVTTTFMGKGCLAEDHPNAAGMIGMHGRLPANMLINEADVILAVGCRFSDRSTGSMQDFAKSASIIHADIDASEIGKNIEVEVPIVGDAKVILNAILKGLADEPHRRSSNWLEHMWKLKRDLEPEIFQTKDEKTLRPPTLLKRLRKLLPPDTIVTTDVGQHQMWVAINFAVYHPRYFISSGGLGTMGFGFPAALGAKVAKPDKPVVNFTGDGSFLMVEQELATSIKAKIPVVVVIFNNTVLGMVAQWQRLFYGRRYSEVDLSGTPDFVKLAEAYGAIGKRVQSYEELEEAVKGGLRSDVTTVVDVPISPEENVFPMVAPGKGLLETLIGD